aaaaaaattcaaaagtttaATGGGTTCTTGGTCAGAGTACAAGAATCATTTtcagataaataaaaaatgaacttCAGATGTATTctcaaattaaaatcataatgAAGAATGCTAAGAGGCTAAAATTTTTATCgggagaaaattaaaaaattagttattgttCACTCAATATACAAGACAaatgtaaacaaaatattaattacatAAGATTTTTCATTTAGTTATACTTAAGAatgtaataataaaattagttataatGTTAATTAGCGAAGAAAATGGACCATGCCTGGTACACTCAAGTAACACTTTGAAAATTGGACGAATGATGTAGCAAGAAGAGGTGAGAGGAGGAGGTAGGTGATTGGCTTCTTTGCTGTTATCTGGACAATTTGGCTAGAACGAAATGATAGAATCTTCAGGAATCAAAACTCACGTGTGGTGAATATTATTAGTAGATCCTTCTTGCTCTTCAGTGAGTGCAGTGGTGGTGAACTCTATAGTTGTTGATGacaatgttaaaaataattagaaattattaTGACTAGAATTGtcgaattattttttattattttatatactcCATCTTGTTGTGTTgagttttttcttaaaaataatataataataaataccgTAAAATAATAAATCGGTGTtagttcttataattttttttaaaagatcacaAGACTCCTAATAAAATTAGAAACGTAACTACTCAAATGAAgatgacaaaaatatttttttataaaggtattttatttaaaagtgtgatttatttatttagtcacTCTTTAAATAAAGACaacatttttataaatatcaaaatctaaCTATCCAATCAATCATCTAAaagtcaaaaaaaaatatttttacataaagACAATTATAAAGTTTTCATTGTAGTATCCACCATAAAAATACATTCTTTTCAATACTTGATATTTAACTTTGTGAAATTGattaattcttttattaatgaTCTTTTTCTTGAGTTAACAGAGCATATTTACGTGGTATGTTAATCAGTCAATTTGTCTATTAAGtgccaactaaaattaataattttttttattaggagTTTCAttgtcttttaaaataattattaagactgtttattttttttttgttaccttTTTTATATACACTAGCTTAATTTATTGTGTAAAAATTGAGaaatattaatgatttttttttacttacaaaaattgaatagaagatatACATATTAATAAGATTAATATTGCTAATTGTTGTTATTAATCTTATCTGTTTGTTATTAGTTATTCtaaaatattgaattttaaatctttGATGTTATATCTACTTAATTAGTTGACATaaatattttcatatcttgtatctattttagataaaatattgTGTTAACATTTTCATTATTTAGtataaaacaaatatatatttctttcaataataataaatttatgtgaattattatgtttaatttaaattgaatacacctaatattaatttttatgaataaaaaatttaaaattactaatattttttaattcttatataataaatttagtcaatatatatgaaaaagataataaaaaatatagaaaaaaattctaaacaacCATTGATTATTACTTCTAAAAGATGATGAgactccaataaaaaaatttgttaatttcagTTGATTGACAATTAACGAATAAATCAATAGTTTAATATATTACATAAGTATATTCTGTTaatacagaaaaaaaatattaacaaaaaaaattaacgatCGACAAGTGGCTAACAATGAGGGAGCAATGACAAAATTGCAGACGAGAAGGATGGAGAGCGTGGTTGTATCTATGACAAAGCATGGTGGTGGCTTATGTGACAAAAGTTTTGAAAGTTGCAGAGAAGAAGTTTAAGGTAGAGGGAGAGACTTtgggagaagaaaaaggaacaaGATGGTGGTAGCAGAAAGATAAATAGATGAAGGGTAAAAATACGGtaataaatgtattttttttaaataattaagtttcgaaatataatttgttatccattctttaatttgttatttgtcatattatgtttaaaaatttatttagagatatttaaaatttttaaaaaagttgtATACTATTTAGAAAAAGCCTCTAAATAAGATTATGATTTaggtttataaaaaatatttttatttttaatttatttgaaacctaatttattattattttattctatttaaaatAGCGATCGATTTAACAACAGATTGATTTATAACATTATTTCTAATTAGTCGCTAAGGATTAAATTAGCAATTAATTTAACAATCAACCACGTAGTGACCGATTTAGTAACCAACTACATTTGTTTAAGTATTTGTTCATCGCTAAATCGGTCACTAATCAATAAAAATAGCGATTGATTTAGCAACTAACTGCTTTAAAACCTAAATTTTATAGGAGGCCGCTAAATCGATCACTATCTTAATCCTTAGCAGCAATCAATTTGGTGACCAACTTCTTAGCCCCAGTTGGCGACCAATCATTTTTTAGTCTATTTTTATGTTGGTCACATAATCGgtcactaaattaaaaatagcgaTCGATTTAGCCATTGACTGATCACAAAGCCTaagttttttgttttggttgttAATTCCATTGCTAAGTTAAAAAATAGCGACTGATTTTAGTGACCAACTAAATTGGCTTCGTTGTTAGTCGCTAAATCAAtcactaatttcaattttagtGACCAACATTGGGTGGTTATTAAATCGGTTGCTAATTAAAATTTAGCGATCGATTtagcaacaattttttttttgtcttagaAAAGTTCGATTAGTTACAAAATTAGTCGTCAATATTAGTCGCTAAAATCGGTTATTATTCCAAAATTTTCTTATAACAATTCTAACAGAAATAAAGATCCAAAGTCGAAAAGATTTTCTTTTGTTGTCGAAAATCTCGTTTATTGTTGTAATTATAAGGCccgtttaaattttctttttctctttaaaattctctccataaattttaaaattttgagtcAGTTATCTCacttatagaaaataaaacatataagtaaacaatgtaaataattaataacgTGAACAATGGTTAAAAAAGAAAggttaaattaattatcaaaataagattctcaatttattagaataatcaatttttgaatttaaattattaggaTTAGACAATGTAACATCTTTCGTCACATCACGTTCTCATTCTATCTCaacctttctctctctcctccaaCTCACGTTTTCTCCTTTCACCACGCCGCAACAAAAACGACGTTGTAGCTTCAACTACCGCAAGATGCAGTGCCGTTGAACGCCGTCGACCATCACGGCTTCCTCCTCGCGCGTCGCAGCCCCATGCCACTTCGTGATTCGTAGTAGCGTCGCTCGACCACCGCAGTCCTTCTCCACGTCGCAATTCACAGCAGCAAAAACAACTACTGTAGCCCCTCTCCCTCGGTTAGCAACTCCGCCGCCCGACCACTGCAGTGACCTCTCCCTTGCGATTTGCAGCGATGCCGTCCGACCACCGTATCATCATCTCCTCTCGGATGAAAAAGGGCGTCCATATCGTCAACGTGACCAGAGGAGGTGTTATTGACAAGGATACACTCTTAAGGCCCTTGATGACAGAATTGTGGCTCAGGCAACCCTTAACGTGTTCACCGAGGAGCCCGTTCAGAAGACAACAAGCTCGTTTAACACTGCAAAGTTACTCTATGTGACGACCCCTCATCTTGGAGCTAGCACTAAAGAGGCTCAGGAGGGTGTTGCTCTTGAGATTGCGGAGGCTGTGCTTGGTGCCTTGAAGGGCGAGCTGTCCTCAATCGCTGTGAATGCTCCCATGGTACCCCCTGACCCTGAGGTACTCTCCTATGTGGTGCTAGCGGAGAACTGTGGTTGGTGTTATGTTGTAGGCGTAGTGTTGATACCGTTGTATACtggatgtttattttattaggcATGTGgatgactatttttattttaaattagatgtttagtttttttaattggattcaagtatatacaattaaattatattagatATTCATTTTACTACGTATATGGAtgattaatttcatttttaattatatgtttaGTTTTTTCGTCGATGAGAGAGTTGAGTAGAGAAGAAACGACGACGCTGATGCTTGTTATGAGAGACGGATTAACGCAGACTAGTGTAGCCAGTAAAAAATGAAGTACCACCGATAAGAGAGTTTAGAAGTATAGTATTATAGAGATCAACAAAGTAAGAAggagataattaaaaattaaaatataaaaaatagaatttttagtagaaacaattaagggtggatttttttacttttaattttattgagtCCAAATTATAGTCTGTTGTttacaatttttattatctatctaGCGAAACCCTATcgaaaatatttgaaaactaATGTAAAACTTTGTCACTTTACTTGGCACTTGGCAGAGATATACCGGTTTTGAGgggaggaaaaaaaaagaacatttTCTACGTGAGATCCTGTTGTTGTCATGTTATGATGAGTGAGTGCTTTGTGTGCAATAAGGCCCACATAATTAACTTGCTTCAACCTAAAGCATTAGATTTGGTGTGGGACAAAAGAGCATAAAAGATTAAGCAATGAAGCTTCCAACGTTcatgaaattattttaatatccaTAGCTTTGTGGTTCTCTTTCCATTGTCTTCAATGAGAAAGCGCCATGCAAACAAGGCATGCATGCAATAGACAATCAAGGGGATGAtccatcaaaataaaattagtagAATCTTGTGATAAATCCATGTTATTTTCATTAAAGAGATTAATTGAAGACACAACTCTCTACAacttttgaatatttattagaattttgcTAAAAGTATACTTGCTACAAAAGTAAAAGTAGAAAAAggaaattataaataaaagtgaATTTATACTATtcatttattatcaaatttcaattttttttaaaataataaacttcTAGTTTTAGAacatttaatcaaataatattcattattgatttattcataactaaaatattgTGTCTTTAATATATATTGTATGTAATTATCATGTAACTCATTTTTCGTCGTCCCCCTTTTGATAGTAGTAGCAAATGTGGCCCAATCCTCTTTCCCAAATTCCATAAACTTTAtagttattatcattattttcgaacatacatatataattgaGATTAATTAGGTATATAATAAAAGTTGtcattaaaatcagttattaatataaaatatatattaaaatataaattatatattaaaaattaattaactaatatatatatttatatactaatacataataattaattttaataattaattttcgtgaacaaataatatttttaaattaagataaggaaaggagaaaaagctaaaataaacaaaatcccAATATCTACTACATACAACTTCGATCAAGTTAGCCCATCATGATGAAGCACCTCTAGTAAGTTTAATTAAGGAAACttcccaacaacaacaacaacagtcATTCGCATTGATTATTATGTTTCGGTTCCCGTTTGTGTTCATCTATCATATGACATGTAGTTTTTTCCGTCTTGAGTGGCTCTAGCTAGTATAGTCTAATAAGTTTGTTTAAGGAAGCTTCGTGAAACGTACATCAAGTACATGCAGTTAATTTGGTTGGTCGCTTGGTGTTGGATTATATTTAGTGtttgtttggattttttttttcgtttaaaaaagtatctttttttaaaatataatatttttattaaattttaaatatgtttagatACAgtttataaaaagaatatttttactaaaaaaagtaaattaatgtTTTCTAAAAGCTaacatattttgtttttaaaaacaATTAGAGATAAAAGAggtttttgattattttttaagaaaacatATCTTTTACCATATCTTTTTATAGTTGGCAACAATGTGTGGGTCTAAATGTTAAATTTTGTCTtaacattaaattaaattaagtacTAAACCTCAGTTTCTTTCATTTCCAACACCTCATAATTAAAACTGTGGTCGAGTTAGCTCTTATTCTCTATGCAATCTCAAACATAAAATTGATGAAGCCATAAACTGTagcctattttttttaaagaaaaataagtaaataaatgaataaagacTAGATAAAtatcacaaaattattttaattatattgaaaattaataaatagatACATTGGTGCGTAAAAACCATGATAGAGTACATAgattatatgttaaaaataggTCTTGGTCTATTGATCTAAATGTTTTCCACAAAGAAGCTCTCTTTTTTTACAAAGATCTCTTTGATACAACAGAAGAGGTTAAAGTTGATTGTTTAGGAGATGTTCTGATATCCATTATAAACACTGAGACTTGTGCTATATTAATTGATCGTCTCTTTTACAAAAATCAAGTCAGTAGTATTTAACATGAGTCCTTTTAAGCCTCTTGGTAGTCCAGATGACTTTCaagcttatttttttaaaaaatattggcaGATAGTAGACACTGAAATTTGGAATATTTTCTGGAACGCTTTTTTGGGAGAGTACTTAAATCCTAGTATCATATAGAAACTTTGATTGTGCTTATTCCTAAAATTGATAACCCTACCTTTATGTTCAGGCCTATTAGCTTGTGTAATattgtttataaaattatcaccAAAGTGTTAACTAATTGACTTCGACCTTTTCTTCCATATATTGTTAGTCACTTAGTCCTTTACAATGAGGTTTTATTTTGGGTCGTGGTGCACCTGATAATAGTATTGTGGCTCAAGAAATACTGAATTTCATGAAGCACACAAAATCATTGAAAGGTACTCttgcttttaaaattgatcttgAAAAAGTTTATGATAGGGTGGATTGGAGATTTTTGGAGAGTAATTTCATTACTTTTGGTTTTTCTATCATCACtgttaatttgattatgaattgtgTCCGTGcatcatctctttctattatgTGGAATGTGAATAGATTGGATAGTTTTGCTCCTAGAAGGGGCTTAGACAGGGTGATCCAATGTCTCTTTACTTATTTGTGCTTTGCATGGAAAGACTTGCTTGCTATATATCTCATAAGGTGGTCGATGGTATGTGGAAACCGGTTTATGCCACTAGAGGCGGTCCAAAATTTTCTCATTTGATATTTGCAGATAATCTCTTACTTTTCTGTCAGACTACAAAGAGTCAGGTCCAAATGGACATGCATTCTCTTAACATTTTTTGCAAGGCATCAGGAAGGAAAGTAAATATTGAAAAGTCCAAAGTTTTTTGTTCTAAGAATATGACTACTCGTAGAAGAGATATTTTTACTAGTGTTTCTTCAATACGCTTTGTTTTAGACATAGGAAGATATCTTGGAGTTAACCTTAATCATTGCCGTGCTAGTAGGGCCTCTTTTAATTCAGTGATTGAAAAGGTGAGGAGAAGATTAGCTAATTGAAAATGAAGACACTACTAAAAAAACGCAAGATAGCGGCACACAATTAGCAACTGTTTTTTACAATTGTCGCTGTCTGATAATTTTCCAGCAGTTCTAGTGGTGATAGTGGGAAGAGCAgccatttgatttgattttgccACAAATTTTAATCAAAACGCTGCTAACCTAATTTTTTTGGCcataatttaatttccctttccCAAAAACACAACACTAAGCAGcttcaacaaataaaaaaaaaagaaagaaagaaatgttaagagaagagagggagaaacaGAGAAGGAGAGGAAAGGGAGGAAGGAGCCGGGCCGCCGCTGCTGAGTTCGCCGCCACTGTCACGTTGCCGTGCTGCCGGAAAGCCGTCGACAAGAGAAAGAACTGTGAAGAGAGAGGGAGACCGCATCAGCTCACCGTGAAGCCAGCGCCGTCGTCGTCTTCATCGCGGGTCTGTACCATCGCGTCTTGCCACCGCCGCCACCACTAAGCTTGCCGTCGTTGCCACTGAAGccgaagagagagagtgtgtgttCGGAAAGAGATGGAGAGCTCGCGCTCACGAAGGAGAAGAACGACGAAGAGTGAAGGAGAAGTAGAAGACGATGAACCCAGGGGAGGAGGAGGTCCGTTCTCGCACCGTCCTGCTCTGCCGCCGCGGGTGCCGTCGATTGGGGTCAAGGCCGTCGCCGTCGCACCCTGTTCCAGTCGCCATTAGGGTTTTTTGATGCTGCGCGCGATTGATAGCGCCGCCACTGGGAGGAGCCGAAAGGGGAGAGGGGGTCGCCGTCAAACACGCCGCCACCAGTTACAACCGTCACCAAAATCGGGACAGACTCACCGGTACTCtgttttttcctttcttgaatCTGTTCTGCTTCTATTTTGTTCCAATATTCTCCTAACTTTCTTTCTATGCACTTTGAAATTGGTTTTGCTAATCTTTTTGTACCCAGTAATTTTTTTGTGCCCAGTCGTTAATTAATCTTTAGTGTATGTAGGATCTTATGGAAATctagattttatattttctgttcattacttgtttgttttattgactgtagttgtttttgttgattgtttatTTGATACAGGTCAAGTGATCAAGGGTTGGGATGAGGGAATCAAAACCATGAAGAAGGGTGAGAATGCCGTCTTCACGATTCCCCCAGAATTGGCCTATGGTGAATCTGGATCTCCTCCCACCATTCCTCCCAATGCAACTCTGCAGTTTGATATGGAGTTGCTGTCTTGGACGAGCGTCAAGGACATTTGCAAAGATGGAGGGATATTCAAGAAGATTGTCATTGAAGGAGAGAAATGGGAAAATCCTAAGGATCTTGATGAAGTGCTTGGTACCGTTTCATAATAACAATACATTGTCATCCATGTTATTCATTCACCTGTTTAGGCACTCTTTTGTTCATTGttgtcttaatttttttgttcctCCTTCTGTTCTCTGCAGTTAAATATGTGGCTAAGCTTGAAGATGGCATCAGGTGATGAAGGCGTTGTACCTCCAAATGCTTCGCTCCAAATTGATCTTGAgttgatatcttggaaggttGTATCTGACATAAACAAGGATAAGAAGGTTCTCAAGAAGACCTTGAAAGAGGGAGAGGGGTATGAACGTCCCAATGATGGAGCTGTGGTTCAAGGTAAAGCTTTTGGTCAGCATTATGCTTCTCTTTGTCCATTTACTATTTGTTCATTATTCATTGCTCAATTTGGAAAGTCATTGGTGTTCATTGCTCAATTTGGAAAGTCATTGGTTGGTCCATATTTTTTCATCTGTAAATTTTTAGTATTACAGTTTCACACTGATGAGTTGGTACTTTTTGTAGTGAAATATATATGGTTTCAGTTACATTAAGGACAACTTTGCCAAATTAAATacaaagtttttatttttatccggACAATTGTTACGACTTCTGCATTAAAAATATGTAGCTTATGTTTTCTTAATCTTACATAGAATTGaacataatttaaataatcatataCTTTCCACTTGATTTTATCGTGGAGcagcatgtttttaaaatatgcAACAAGAATTTTTATCAGATAGTAGGAGTATTTGCTCTattctaaattaaataagattaagaatgtGTCCGAATGGTGGAGTATCTTGTCAGTTCTAACAtaaattgatatttattttatatgcaTTATTAATGTAGaggattttgttttttatagtTTAGTTACTTGTTCATGTAGCCCATTGTTAATTTTATGATGGATATGAGAATATTAAGTAATGATTAGCCTTTTCACTCTCTTGTTTGAATTAAACAATAAGATTTGGTGTATTTTGAAATTGTACATCAAGACAAAGTGTCTTTGAATGAATAAAGCTTGGGATACGGTTGtaatagaaaaagatgaaataaaAGTTGGTCAATTATATGTTGTAGATGCAATAAATggaatttttcaataattatttaaaggttggttattaataattgatacaccattcttttttatttaattaaaacttCAGGTGGATATGGATTTTACTCAGTCTAATGTCATGGACTTGAGGTGGAGAGGTAACTTTCCGTTCATTCCATCCCATTTTATGAGTTCATGTATTGAACAATAACCTTTATCATAGAAAATGTAAAAAAACCGGATTCGGATCTTAATGGATTTATAAGATTGAGTTCTATGTCGTAAGCCACCAGTTGATTTTAGGAAGCACaagtttagaaataaaatatcgAATCTTGCATTTGTTGAATGGCGATATTTGGGGCCAAGTTGTTTTCTTTGTAGAAAAATTAGTCTATGTTTGAACTCTTGTGGTTTTGCAGCACTGCCTTATCACTTTTAATTATGTGGACTAAAAATGATTTTCGTCGTCAATCTTGACACTTCATTGGCATTTTGGAGCAACAGCAGTCTGAATTGAAGGCTTGTTGCCTGGTGCAATTTGCTGcacttctcttctttcttttatggAATTTTGTTCTTAGATGGATatggaaaattgattcttgttaTGTCTCCATAATCTCCAGTTGAGAGTGTAATAGTTCAAACAACATTGCTGAATTAGTTCTTAACTTCTTATTTATATGGGAACATAAAATTCTTAAGGGTATTCATTGTATAACTTGTAGGCATTATATGCTATTtgaagtattttattttttatatgcattATTAATGTAGaggattttgttttttatagtTTAGTTACTTGTTCATGTAGCCCATTGTTAATTTTATGATGGATATGAGAATATTAAGTAATGATTAGCCTTTTCACTCTCTTGTTTGAATTAAACAATAAGATTTGGTGTATTTTGAAATTGTACATCAAGGCAAAGTGTCTTGAATGAATAAAGCTTGGGATACGGTTGtaatagaaaaagatgaaataaaAGTTGGTCAATTATATGCTGTAGATGCAATAAATggaatttttcaataattatttaaaggttggttattaataattgatacaccattcttttttatttaattaaaacttCAGTTGGATATGGATTTTACTCAGTCTAATGTCATGGACTTGAGGTGGAGAGGTAACTTTCCGTTCATTCCATCCCATTTTATGAGTTCATGTATTGAACAATAACCTGATTCTTTcacatattttcttgttccagTGATTCATGGAGTAGCCATAATTATGGACCTGCATCTTGCAAGCTATAATTGATTTTTCCCCTTGCTTTGACAGCTTCAATATGATCTGCCGAAGCTGTACAAATTTCATAAGAAGAAAGAGGTAGACATTGCTGTTGACCTCTGGCGTTTCGTACCAAGAAAGCATCAAAGCTAAAAGGCATTTGGCACAGAGAAGTACGATTAAAGGAGAAACTTTGTTGGTTTTTTTTCCCTCAGTTTAAAATGCTCTTGCACATTAAGTAATGATTCCTTTATAGTTGTGCATATATGTGAATTCAATAGTTGAGAAGGATCCTCTTGTCATGAAATCAAATGACTTTATGAATTCAATAGTGTTTTTCTATGTTAATATTTAAAGTTTAATAAATATGATGTAAAGAAAATAGGTTATAGTAAAGAAAAATGGTATAAATTATTGTAGTTGGTCAGTTTTTTTTTAAGCTCATGCATCAAATTGCGGCGGTTCAAAACCGtcgcaatttttttttaaagacccCAACAAAATTGCGGCGGTTGTAAAACTGCTgcagatttttttaaattaactaaccaaaatagcggcggttttaaaaccgccgcaaaatcaTCAACCTGATTTGCTGCAGTTGTGCCAGCGGTTTCTCAAAACCGCCGCAAATCCCTAAAAAAACCGCCGCTATTCGGCGTGTCTTTTGTAGTGAGACttctaaataaaataaggaGACTTTGCTTAATCAATTCTGTTGCACTATCCATTCCTATTTATTATATGTAGGTATCCTGTTTTTCAAATTGTGTTTGCGATAAATTGTCTTCTATGATGAGACAATTCTTTTGAAAGGGTCAAGTTGATGACAGAGGTCTTTTCTTTGTTAATTGGAGGATGGTGGTCACTCGAAAGAAATTTGGTAGCCTGGGTGTTAGAGGTCCTGCATGTGCTAATATATCTTTACTTGGTAAATTGGTTTGACAACTTTTTTATTGTCAGGACAAGCCTTGGGTTGCTCTATTGAGGGCAAAATATCTTAGGAATGAGGGATTTTTAGATGGCCCTGTACCTTGTAATGCTTCT
This portion of the Arachis duranensis cultivar V14167 chromosome 6, aradu.V14167.gnm2.J7QH, whole genome shotgun sequence genome encodes:
- the LOC107494342 gene encoding uncharacterized protein LOC107494342, giving the protein MPSSRFPQNWPMVNLDLLPPFLPMQLCSLIWSCCLGRASRTFAKMEGYSRRLSLKERNGKILRILMKCLLNMWLSLKMASGDEGVVPPNASLQIDLELISWKVVSDINKDKKVLKKTLKEGEGYERPNDGAVVQGGYGFYSV